One window of the Lytechinus variegatus isolate NC3 chromosome 3, Lvar_3.0, whole genome shotgun sequence genome contains the following:
- the LOC121411919 gene encoding uncharacterized protein LOC121411919, which produces MVLDPSSIIRAIARVLMVAAVGYMVLDPSSIIRAIARVLMVAAVRYMMLDPSSIIRAVARVLMVAAVGYMVLDPSSIIRAIARVLMVAAVGYMLLDPSSIIRAIARVLMVAAVGYMMLDPSSIIRAIARVLMVAAVGYMVLDPSSIIRAIARVLMVAAVGYMELDPSSIIRAIARVLMVAAVGYMMLDPSSIIRAIARVLMVAAVGYMMLDPSSIIRAIARVLMVAAVGYMLLDPSSIIRAIARVLMVAGVGYCCCIPLV; this is translated from the exons aTGGTGCTAGATCCCTCTAGTATAATCAGAGCCATAGCCAG GGTCTtaatggtggcagcagtgggatacaTGGTGCTAGATCCCTCTAGTATAATCAGAGCCATAGCCAGGGTCTTAATGGTGGCAGCAGTGCGATACATGATGCTGGATCCCTCTAGTATAATCAGAGCCGTAGCCAGGGTATTAATGGTGGCAGCAGTTGGATACATGGTGCTAGATCCCTCTAGTATAATCAGAGCCATAGCCAGGGTCTtaatggtggcagcagtgggatacaTGCTGCTGGATCCCTCTAGTATAATCAGAGCCATAGCCAGGGTCTtaatggtggcagcagtgggatacaTGATGCTGGATCCCTCTAGTATAATCAGAGCCATAGCCAGGGTCTtaatggtggcagcagtgggatacaTGGTGCTAGATCCCTCTAGTATAATCAGAGCCATAGCCAGGGTCTtaatggtggcagcagtgggatacaTGGAGCTAGATCCCTCTAGTATAATCAGAGCCATAGCCAGGGTGTtaatggtggcagcagtgggatacaTGATGCTGGATCCCTCTAGTATAATCAGAGCCATAGCCAGGGTCTtaatggtggcagcagtgggatacaTGATGCTGGATCCCTCTAGTATAATCAGAGCCATAGCCAGGGTATtaatggtggcagcagtgggatacaTGCTGCTGGATCCCTCTAGTATAATCAGAGCCATAGCCAGGGTTTTAATGGTGGCAGGGGTGGGATACTGTTGCTGTATCCCTCTAGTATAA